A stretch of DNA from Peromyscus maniculatus bairdii isolate BWxNUB_F1_BW_parent chromosome 7, HU_Pman_BW_mat_3.1, whole genome shotgun sequence:
gaaaaaatccaactttctattaaaaaaaaagattattaatgtatgtgtgtatgatgggtgtgtgtgtgtgtcacagtgccaatatggaggtcagaggactacacAGAGTCTGTCTAAGTGCAATTTGGGCATTAAACTTTATCTCCAGGCCTCCAAAGCAGGCAGCTCTCAGCCTGAGGACAGACTTCTGaaaatgtcctctgatctccacacgtgTGCCcctgcattcacacatacaccacacacaataataaaaacacgGAGAAGTTAGGACGGAAAATGTGCTGTGCTTAGGGAAGTCAGCGATGACTGGAGATGGAGATGTCGGCACTCGTGAAGACTGTCTGAGGACTTGGTCAGGGTTGAGGGCATCTTAGCAGCACTACAGTCCTTGCCTCCCGAGTGTAAGAGCTTGGCTTCTATCCCTAGAACCCCACTCCTATCCAGTAACAAGACTCATCACTGCAGGGATGTGGTTCTGTGGAAAAGTGactgtgaggccctgggtttcatcatCAGCATGGCAAAGAGAAAATCAACGTAATCGCTATTTACATgctggtctcactatgtatctctggctggcctggcactcacagaggtctgcctgcctctgttcccaagtccttgattaaagacatgcaccaccacaccaagctGCTATTTACATcttaatgatttctttctttctttttaagtggACAAACCCACCTAAACTTTCTATGAAATAccagtgaaattttaaaaacaaatctgtaaAAGAAGTGAGAAGTTTTCACTTCTTAGCTAGCGTGATTGACAGGGGACAGCTGCACAGCCAGGCATGTTCTCCTGGCTCCtgtccactgctgtgataaaccacaACCAAAGGCCTCGGTAGGAAGGggttatttcaccttacagcttccagtccatcatgaaggaagtcGGGGCAGGCACGGAAGCCCaaccacggaggagtgctgcttactggcttgctctccatggcttgctaggCCTTATCTTTTACACCACCCTgcccatagtgagctgggccctcccatatcaagcattaattgagaaaataccccacagacttgctcacaggccaatcgaatggaggcaattcctcagctgaggttcacCCTTCCCAGGTGACCGAcctatgtcaaattgacaaaaactaaccagaacacaTGCAGACCAATGCAGCAGAGGAGAGAGGCCAGAAACAAAGCCTTGCATGGAGTTGGGGTaaatgatttctttccttttaaaaaacggtatttattttaattttgtgtgttttcatgtttttcctgcatgtatgtgtgtacaccatgtgcatgcctggtgcccgtgtAGCctaaagaaggcatcagatcccctggaactggagttaatgaaggttgtgagccactgtgtgggggatggaaattgaacccaggtcctcagcaagagcagcaagtgctcttaccattCTGTCATTTCTCCTGCCTGGGTGAGTGAGTTTTCAACAAGAGTGTCAAGCAGGAGTCAATGGGAAAAgcggacacacacatgcagagggacGAAGCTTGTGTGATCTCTGCACCATATATAAGCTACCTTCAATGGAGCAAGGATAGAACGTCAGAGCTAAAATttacagaaatgaacaaaaaaccacaggggaacatTCCTGTGAGGCTGGGGTTGATCATGGTTTGTTGGGCCATGTGAAAATTAAAGAAACTTTTACCATGAATGGTATAtatctgtgatcctagcacttaggaggctgaggccaaaGACGTGTTAATCCAAAGTCAAGGCAGTCTATAagtaagtttgagactagcctgaggTATCCAGCAAGACTCTGACCCCTCTTCCTCACAAACGGTGAAAAGCGCTGTGTCTGTGCAGGCAGCCGCAGAGCCCTTACCATGATGTGGGCCTTGACTTTCCCCTTCTGCACCACGAAGGTGCCTCCCATGCCCACAGGCTTGTTTCCATAGTGCTCTTCCAGAGTCTGCCTCATGCAAGTCACAAAGTTGAGCTGTCCTGTCCTTCTCTTGGCTTGCACCTTGATGACCTGCGGAGGGTGAAATGGTGCACAGAACCTCACCAACTGTCAGATTCTATGTAGATAACTACCTAAATGTACCATTGTAAAACTTACTGCCTCCAGGAAATATTCTTGTCTGCTCAGCACACAGATTAGAGTTGAGGGGTCTCAGTCCTTGTCTTAattaaatctctctctgtctctctgtctctgtctctgtctctctctctcacacacacacacagacaccagctATGTGCGACTCCAACACTCTTATTCATGAGTCCTTGAACTGAGTCCTACGCTGAACTCTGGAGACCAAGATGGGGAAAGTTTGAGGATTACCAGGCTTAACGGGATTCATCTCTGGTAATGGGGGCTCACGACATGTTTACAAGGTCTCACTTCCTATAAAATTCTGGATGAGGTCTCCCTACGTTCTTGGGTACTTTTAGATCTCTATTTCGTTTCTCAAGCAGCTCAAGTGGCTCTTCTTTCAAGATCTAAGTCCTCACAGAGGCTAATACTGAGATGAAGCAGGCATtgattctccttctccttttcttgtttcaGCGACCACTTCCGGCACAATCGTGTTATCCCGAAATAAACAGATTATTTACTATCTGTAAGTAGGCACGATCTTATTGTTTCATGCAAGTGACAACACCCTAGATTAGTATCTTGTTATCTTCTACTCAGAAAAGTGTCCTGTTTACTAAGTAATATTCTTAACTTtggttttaaaaaagattttgtcTTTCCCTGCACTGTTctgaataattaattaattaattatataaataaataaataaataaataaatatttaattatagaaAAGCTTTGGCATTGGCACATCTGATTTTCTTCGGAGAACTGTACTGGGGCAATAAAAGCTCAATTTTTAGCTGAGAAGACATAAAGAATGCATGGTGTGATGGGCATAATCACCTTGCCAGGTTGGCCCTCACTGGCAAAAAGATTAGCCAGCAGTGCGCATCCAAAGTCGTGGTATTTTTGGCTGTATTTCTCCAGCAGGCACGTCCCATCTGCAGGGTTAATTCGGGCAAAGTAACTTCCGTTCACAGGACGGTTGTGTTCACTTGCTGTCTGAACAACTGGCATGAACTGGAAATAAAAAAGTCAATTTTAGTgttaatgaataaaatgttttctctcagACTTTAAGAAATGTTATCGCAGGTCTCTTTCCCAACATGTCCCCATAATTTGGTGGTGCTGGTCTTTGCTCATGCTAGGACAGGGCTCCCCCACTGGCCTCCACTCCCTGCCCTTATTTCAAACTGtaatccaccaccaccacgaccattCCCCAGTGCCACTTCAGGGACCGGCTAACCCCTCTGTGGGAGTTAATGGCTGGAGAGGAGCTGGctccctctccctgctctctgctgCCCAGCTGCATAGGTGAGCAGCTTTGTTACACCACGTCTTCCTCACTGCTGTTCTCTCTCCCCAAATGGCTGAAGCAATCGGGAAAACTAGGAGGAACGCAAacttctgaaaccatgaaccaaaagtGTGTCCTTTGAACTACCTACTGCCATGATCTTGTCACAAAGATCATGACTTATAAAATggtttttgaatttttctttgagtcatttattttatgtgtctaagtGTTTCTCCTGCACATGTGTGGCAGACACGgtgggtgctcacagaggccagaaggcagcactggatccctggaactggacttacagaacggttgtgagctgccatgtggggctgGGAACCGAACTGGGAGAGTAGCCACTTACCCTGTGAGCCACTTCTTCATCCCCAGTTTTATAAAACGTTTACaacatttcttttttggagacGACTCTGGCTGTGTATCTTAGTAATTTGCTATGAGGCCTaagctggcatggaactcacaaaCTCAGATACACTCATCTTGCCTCAATTCTGGTACTATTGTGTCTATCCTAACACCTGACAAAATGTCttcttatttaattaattaattatattttgagataaggtcatATTCTGTGGTCCTGGCtacctatgtagatcaggctgacctcaaatttataGTAATCCTGCTCAACCTCTCAAGTattaggattacaagcatgagtcaTCATGTATGGCTCAAAATGTCTAATCATAGATTTTAACTTTTTTGATGTTGAACACTGGGAAAAGTATATCTTCTGTGAGAGGTTCTGTGATTTTTGAACATTCGGTCTATCTGGTGAGGTTAAAAGAGAGTGGCAGTCTGGTCTCATCAACAAGGATGTAAATCAACAGTGGTGTCTTACTATCATGTGGCATATGTAGTAATACTGTACTTAGTATATATGGCACATATTAACGCGCCACATATAGCACGCATGATACACACTAGCACTAGCCATTAACTTTTGTAAGTAGCCATTGGTTCACTCTGATAGTTTCTTAGTGTTTGGTTTTTAACATGGAGTTATCCCCACCATTTCTCTTTCAATCCAAAGCTGCTTTTATATGACAACAAGGATTTGCAGAGAAGTGAGGGATCCTAATATATGTAAGAATAAAAATCACTAGGTGTGCAGTGGATGTGGCAGTCCCTGAACTGGACAGGCAGAGAAGAAGGAtgactgtgaatttgaggccagtctggactccATGGCCTGATTCTGCCTGAAAAAAACAAGGACACACtcaatacacatgcatacacacacaatacgtacaacacacacacacacacacacacacacacacacacacacacacacactcacacacacctacctttTGGGCTTAACCTGTTTCCTAAAAAACTGGAAAGTGAAGATAGGCACTTCCTTAGCATTGGATCAGGAGTGTCGTCCACTTCCCGATCTGGAGTCATCAACTACTTACAATTCACTCAAAAAGAAGGtggtttcatttttcctttgtgacgGGCTCTCCcactgtaacccagactggcttggaattcactatgtagcccatgatggccttgaactttaacaatcctcctgcctcagcctcttaagtgctagaACTACATGTaggcaccaccactcccagctaaAAGTCGATTTTAACAGTCCATTGAATAACCAGATGTCAAATGAACAGATTACTATACACACACTGACCTCGGAATTGAACCCAAGCGTCTGAAATGGACCTGCCCCTGCTCCAAGGATAAAAGCTCCAGGcagctttatttcttttgcaATTTCATTTAGGTCATAaacctataaaaagaaaaaagttactgAAGTTGTAATATAACAATTTCCTGATTTGTATTTTACAACAGTCCACTGCTTCCTCTTAGTGACAAACAGGAGTCAACCCAGTTTCTCTAGTCTGTGaatacaaagaataaaagcatacttactttttttttgtttacaagAGGCATTAAGTAAGGCACACCTCCTACTTCTGCAATTCTAGTTTGCCCACAGATGCCTAAAAAACACAAGCCATCTTAAAAGCAGGCAAACACAGCATTCAAATATAAGATTCCAGAAGCCACTGACTCATCAGGGACAGATGTAAGAGGATCCCAGGGTTGAACTAACAGGGATGGGAAGGTGCAAGTGGTCCCTTCTTGTCCTGCTTCAACTGCCGCCGACAACATCGTCACTGAGCGTGGCTTGGCGGCTGGTGGCATACCGACCACTGGTTATTGAGAGGACAGGGGCCAACTTGTGGGTGGAGCTTCTAGAATTCATCTGCCTAGTAATCCCTTAGAAATCTTCCCCTGCCAAgggcattttcattttaaaaagtgtattctttcttttggcataagttgtatttttaaaattttaagacattttgcTCAGCTAGAATTTTCTTCTTTAGATCCATGctgagaaatcttttttttttggtggttttttgagacagggtttctctgtgtagctttgcacctttcctggatctcactctgtagaccaggctggcctcaaactcacaaagatccgcctgcctctgcctccagagtgctgggattaagggcgcacgccactactgcccagtgaGAAATCTTTTTATGAGTTGTTTATACAAATAACAAGTCTGACAGAAAACCTTCAGATGCTAGGAAGTTTCTGTGCATCTGTGTTCCTCTGTGTCTGTAGTTGTGTAGgtatgttgttgttttgtgtgaaggactgaacccagggctaaAAACATACCCTGCCACTAAGCTGTCCCCTCCCCAGGGTCTctgcttacattttaaaatatatttgatttattAATTGATTATTATCTGAGCATGTTGTGTGACCATACATGTTTATGTCCACATACTGCACATGTATGTCacaagcagaagccagaggagaatgctgggtgacctgctctatcactctctaccttattccttGAGGGTCTTTCACTGACCTTGGAGCGATCTCCAGCAACCTTCTGCATCtgccccagagtgctggggttatgggtACACATGGCTACTtcaggtttttatgtgggtgctgggatctgaactcaggcttgAGCAGTAAGAgccgttacccactgagccatctctccagccccccactcacatgtttttctttcttacatttatttatttcgtaTGTGTGtgatggtggaggtcagaggacaacgtgtggGAGtcttccccttccaccatgtgggttctggggatcagactcagctCATCAGGTCTGACAGCAATGGCTTTAGTGCTGACCCGCCTTGCCAGCCCCTCTATCTACATTTAGTAATTATTATAACAGTGAAGTGAGACACAATTTGGGAGAAGGCACTGTTTTAAAGCAGAGTAGAAATGATCTTTTACTTGAGAAGTCTTGCAGGGACATCATTCACTGAAGTACATGTAATCTCCCTGCTGTTATATATATAGAGGAGAGATGCAAAGTCTTGCAGGTGCCTTCTGTGTTTGGGGAGGAGCAGAAATCACCCCGACTGTGCACTGAGTGATGGAGATGGTGCTGGCTGGAGGGGGAACTCCTACAGGGCTCCTGGCTGTCCAGGGAACAGGAAAGAAGGGAGCCACAGGCGGAGCTGTGCTACACACAACTGAAAACTCCTAGACAGCCAGTTGAGACAAATTTCAAAGGTGCTAGATCCTGGTTAAAATGACAAGATTAGATGAAAAAGTCAGGAAGATTATACaaaagaggtggaggcagaggggaagaTCCTGGGAAGAGCATCCTGAAGAGTCTGCTAGACAGAGATAGGCAGCTGGAGAAACAAATTCCTCTTCAAAATGAAATCAGAAACCACAGGTGATTACAAGGGAGAGGAAAAAAGGGGcgattttagtttgtttgttcaCAAGGTTTcgctggggctagagagatggttcagcagtcagGAGCAGGGATACTCTTCTAgaccggggttcagttcccagcacccaccaccaTCTCGTCTGTAACTGCAGTCTCAGAGGTtctgacgtcctcttctggcctccacaggcaccaggcatgcacaaggtGCACACTCACACCTGCAGACAaagcacttatacacataaagtaaacgtttttgagatggtttctaaTGGTTTCAGGTGTTGAGACTCGAGGCTGCCGTCTGGTCTACTTACAATCACAGACTGTTTGACCTGGACGACTCCCACAACATGAAACTTCTTTCCTATCTAATGTCTCTAAGGCTATGGTAAATTATGGGGCTTAGTCCAGGTGATGGGGTCCACAGACACGAGGGAGGCAGGACTAGTGGCTAAGAATTCCAAGCAGATTACTTTTAACCAAATGtcaattaacataataaaagaaacagaaaaaccacACTGATCTTTAATCCCTCATTACCAGAGGGCATATCGAAGGGGGTTGGACTTTGAAACACACCTGCCTTTGGTCTTGAGCAGGGCGATCCTGAGTTTACTGAGTCTCTCTCACGCTCCACTTACCTTGGAATGCTGCCGCCACAGCACGTCTGCTCCAGTCTGTCACACTGAGACTGTTTTACTCAACCAATGgtcatttctttcccttctcacTTCAAACTCGACAAATTTCTTGAAGAGGTCTAAGCATTTAATAGATGAATCAAATATAAGCCCTAAAAAGAggcttatttaattttacattatgtgtatgatgtgtgtatgtgtgggcatatATGCTCAGGAATGCAGACTCCCTCGGAGTCTAGAATAGggccttggatcctctggagctggagttacaggcagctgtgaaccacctaatgtgggtgctgggaaccaaatgagtcctctgaaagagcaaaggcacttttaactgctgagccatctctccagcccccagatatAAGCCTCTTAAGAGATTTTCTGAGCTTGAGTAAATGATACAACCAAAAATTAAAGGAAGTTTTGTTGTTaagattattatatatacagtgttctgtttgcatgtatgcctgcctgccagaagagggcaccagatctcattacagatgagaactgaatgtggttgctgggaattgaactcaggacccccccccccccccctccgccccgaagatcagccaatgctcttaacctctgagtcatctctccaggcccccaaaaGAAGTTTTCATAAGTCAATTgggaagttaaaaacaaaattcttgtGCTCTCAAATTTTAGCCTACTGAGTATGTTACATAACCAAACGTTCATGAAGGATTATGAACACACAATGAAATCTGGCCCACAGAAACTAAGCCAAATTGAGCCTGAAAGTTGTAACAACAGCCTTTATTCATAGAGGAAAATAATACTGGCTTCTGAAAAAGAGTGTGGCTGAAAaccgaaaccatttttttttaagactacgCACCTTTTACAGGAAAGGTAAATGGCTCCTTTGTTAAATCTGGGCAGTCAACCACGGAAACCTGGACATCAGCAAAGTTGTCCTTCAGCCCCTTCTGCAAAACTAATACAAGACAAGCAAAGGAGGGACTTAGCATTAGGCAAAATTTGGCCACCATATACTAAGTCTTCCTTCAAACTTAGACCACTAAAAAAAAGAGGGATGGGTCAGGGTGGTGGCGCaccacacaccttttatcccagcacttgggaggcagagacaggtggatctctgggagtccaaggccagcctggtctacagagtgagttccctggacaggcagggctatacaaagaaactccgttatgagaaactaaaaaagaaaaaaaaaaaaacaaaaaaaaaaaaaaaaaaaaaaaagagggatggACCCAGGACTTCAACACAAAGCAGTCTACCAGTGACCTGTACCACCAACTGAGGAATGGTCTTACTGATGAATAAAATTAGACTTTGACATGATCAGAAGTATAATGTACTCTATGACACATActtaccatgaccatggcaactcctataaaggaaaatatttaattggggctggcttacagttcagaagtttagtccattatcatcatggcaggaagcatggcagcatgcaggcaggcatggtgctggagaagaagctgagagttctgcaaATGAATatgcaggcaccaggcagagaactggcttgagcttctgagacctcaaagcccaccccaatactgacacacttcctccagcaaggccaagcattcaaacacaaatGGGGCCATCCTTGTTCAAACCATCACACATTAAGTGTGGTGCTCACATTCTGCAAGCACTATACTTTATTGTAGGTGCATTATACCATAATACAAATGTAGAAAAACATAGTGTCTTAACATTCCAGAACTTTTTTCTTcaagaactttattttattttacgtggttttttaaaacagaggtctcactatgtagtcctggctgtcctggaacttattacatagaccaggctggcctcaaacttagagagagATCTTCCTGACCCTGTTCAAGAGAATTTTAATAATAACTTATAAAAGTATGTCCAATAACCTGGTATCCCATAGCTCCTTACCAGAGAAGAATGATACTTGTGAAAATCAGAATCTGATACCAATTAAGTGAGTGACAGCTTTGTGTTATGGATGatgattattgttattattattttggttttttgagacagggtttctctgtatagctttggtgcctttcctggaactcactctgtagcccaagctggcctcgaactcacagagatccgcctgcctctgcctcccaagtgctgggattaaaggtgtgtgccaccaccacctggctttggaatattattttaagatgtgctacatttgttatgctatggaacatttgttttaatgatgcaaagatgtgttgcattctttcatgttgcatttgttaaactctgtgaagctgtgttactttgcctgtctaaaacacctgatggtctaataaagagctgaacggccaatagcaaggcaggagaaaggataggctgggctggcaggcagagaggataaacagaAAGAAGATCTAGGAGCAAGTGGGatgaaggagtgagaaaagaaagggccagccacccaggcacagccagacacagaataagaaagagagaaaagatatacagaaatagagataggtaaaagcccagaggcaaagggtagacaggacaatttaagaaaagctggtcaGAAGTAAACCATGATAAGGCCGGGAactcataagtaaaaataagattccatgtgtatttatttgagagctggggggcaggccccccaaaaagagcaaagagccaaaagagtaaaaaaaacaaaaaccaactacaGCTTTGCCAACAAGAACAGGCTCTTCCATAGCTAGGGAGACTGCTACAGTGCAGATCAATTTAACAGAAATATATGTATTTCGTTTATTTATAGAACATGCACGCCCATGCACGCTAAGGTGCACGTAGAGATTAGGTGACAACTCgtgaagttggttctcttcctccactaggttggtcccagggatggaagtCAGGTTGTCGTACTTGTGctacaagcatctttacccactgggccatttcaTCAGCCCTGTGAGCAATGTATTTTTAAGGATCAGAAAGATAGTATAGGAAAGCAAtgtaaaaaaagcaaaaagcaggtACATGTTTGAGTCTCAGTCTCTTCAAGAACAGTTAACTACCAGGTAGCACACTGTGAGAAGTACAGGACCGTTACAGAGACCGGAGTTCCACAGAATGGAACCTAACCACATCAAGGACAGGGCAGATCCTGAGACATCAAAGGTTTGAATGCATACCTTCTAGGCTTCATTTTGTGTATTCAatcatctttttccttctctggttTAGATTGGGGGAACTTCCTTAAATTCTTGTTTGAACAAggtaaacaaaacacaagaaatatcCACAGACAAATTTGAGTAAGTGAATTGACAATCTGTGAATAAGGAGGCAGGCAAA
This window harbors:
- the Bkgd gene encoding ester hydrolase C11orf54 homolog isoform X1; translated protein: MACVEFSFHVPSLEELAEVLQKGLKDNFADVQVSVVDCPDLTKEPFTFPVKGICGQTRIAEVGGVPYLMPLVNKKKVYDLNEIAKEIKLPGAFILGAGAGPFQTLGFNSEFMPVVQTASEHNRPVNGSYFARINPADGTCLLEKYSQKYHDFGCALLANLFASEGQPGKVIKVQAKRRTGQLNFVTCMRQTLEEHYGNKPVGMGGTFVVQKGKVKAHIMPAEFSSCPLTSDEAVNKWLHFYEMKAPLVCLPVFVSKDPGLDLRLEHTHFFSHHGEGGHYHYDTTPDTVEYLGYFLPAQFLYRIDQPKETHAFGRD
- the Bkgd gene encoding ester hydrolase C11orf54 homolog isoform X2; this encodes MPVVQTASEHNRPVNGSYFARINPADGTCLLEKYSQKYHDFGCALLANLFASEGQPGKVIKVQAKRRTGQLNFVTCMRQTLEEHYGNKPVGMGGTFVVQKGKVKAHIMPAEFSSCPLTSDEAVNKWLHFYEMKAPLVCLPVFVSKDPGLDLRLEHTHFFSHHGEGGHYHYDTTPDTVEYLGYFLPAQFLYRIDQPKETHAFGRD